A genomic region of Lachnoclostridium edouardi contains the following coding sequences:
- a CDS encoding LTA synthase family protein, giving the protein MENKRRLTGKIVFWFTPAAACLLVEILGHGGLPQIKMLFLNMVFFYMLYLVTYAVFNNEKIVYPFWNTAFFILALAEYYVLQFRDRPIMLGDFLAVKTAASVSGNYSYEINIKIILAAAVVVALSVLAVKFPVKMREKRARWLVVPVSVAAFTLFLTGFYQVLIKQWGIEINMWNPRSSYESNGYAVCTFRSFAYLFEKAPDGYSVEAVRQDMETVEQNRENAAYYWQTDTEIILENIICIMNESFSDLSQVGDFKTDQPYLSFYNELEENCVKGNLYMPVWGSMTSNSEYEFLTGNSISFISAGAVPFQIYMEAPVYGLPLTLKAQGYKTIGMHPYPASNWNRNSAYKAMGFDEFLAEEYFLDSERIRGYVSDRGTYKKIMELTEEKEKGDKLFIFDVTMQNHGGYWEEYQAQIHVEGGDFPMAEQYLSLIRESDQALKELLEYYENVEEPTMIIMFGDHQPSIEESFYEMLYGCSMGEVEKEDYLRRYVTPFLVWTNYETPSEKIDKISAMYLSNIIVERANLLPTSYQVFLDEMYQKLPVVHPLGYYKSDGSWFTWDGWKEKEEYEQWWKPYENFLYNNIFGRKNRINEFFSISMQQ; this is encoded by the coding sequence ATGGAAAATAAAAGGAGATTAACAGGGAAAATTGTATTTTGGTTCACTCCGGCAGCAGCCTGTCTGCTGGTGGAAATTTTAGGCCATGGCGGTCTGCCTCAGATAAAAATGCTGTTTTTAAATATGGTGTTTTTTTATATGCTGTATCTGGTTACTTATGCGGTTTTTAACAATGAAAAAATCGTATATCCTTTCTGGAACACAGCTTTTTTTATTTTAGCTCTTGCTGAGTATTATGTACTTCAATTCAGGGACCGTCCCATTATGCTGGGAGATTTTCTGGCTGTTAAAACAGCTGCCAGCGTTTCTGGCAATTATTCTTATGAAATTAATATAAAAATCATTTTGGCGGCGGCTGTAGTAGTGGCCCTGAGTGTGCTGGCGGTGAAATTTCCAGTTAAAATGCGGGAAAAAAGAGCAAGATGGCTTGTGGTTCCTGTTTCTGTGGCTGCATTTACTTTATTTCTCACTGGTTTTTACCAGGTTCTTATAAAGCAGTGGGGAATTGAAATTAATATGTGGAATCCCAGAAGCTCTTACGAAAGCAACGGATATGCGGTGTGTACCTTCCGCAGCTTTGCCTATTTATTTGAAAAGGCGCCAGATGGATATTCTGTGGAGGCTGTCAGACAGGATATGGAGACAGTGGAGCAGAACCGGGAAAATGCAGCATATTACTGGCAGACAGATACAGAAATTATACTGGAAAATATTATCTGTATTATGAATGAAAGCTTTTCTGATCTAAGTCAGGTAGGAGATTTTAAAACAGATCAGCCTTATCTTTCTTTTTACAATGAATTAGAGGAAAATTGTGTAAAAGGCAATTTATATATGCCTGTATGGGGGTCTATGACAAGCAATTCAGAGTACGAATTTCTTACGGGAAACTCTATTTCTTTTATTTCTGCAGGTGCAGTGCCCTTTCAGATTTACATGGAAGCTCCTGTTTATGGACTGCCTTTAACCTTAAAAGCCCAGGGTTATAAAACTATTGGGATGCATCCATATCCGGCCTCTAACTGGAACAGAAACAGCGCTTATAAAGCTATGGGCTTTGATGAATTTCTGGCTGAGGAATATTTTCTGGATTCTGAAAGAATTAGGGGATATGTCAGTGACAGGGGAACTTATAAGAAAATTATGGAACTGACAGAGGAAAAGGAAAAAGGGGACAAGCTGTTTATATTTGATGTTACTATGCAGAATCACGGTGGATATTGGGAGGAGTACCAGGCTCAGATTCATGTAGAGGGAGGAGATTTCCCTATGGCTGAACAGTATTTGTCCTTGATTAGGGAGTCAGACCAGGCATTAAAGGAGCTGCTGGAGTATTATGAAAATGTAGAAGAGCCGACAATGATTATTATGTTTGGGGATCACCAGCCAAGTATAGAGGAGTCCTTTTACGAAATGCTTTATGGCTGTTCTATGGGAGAGGTGGAGAAGGAGGATTATTTAAGGCGGTATGTGACGCCGTTTTTAGTGTGGACAAATTATGAGACGCCTTCAGAAAAAATAGATAAAATAAGCGCCATGTATTTATCTAATATAATTGTGGAAAGAGCGAATCTTCTGCCCACCTCTTACCAGGTATTTTTAGATGAAATGTATCAAAAGCTTCCTGTAGTACATCCCTTAGGATATTATAAATCAGACGGTTCCTGGTTTACATGGGACGGATGGAAGGAAAAAGAGGAGTATGAACAGTGGTGGAAGCCTTATGAAAATTTCCTTTATAATAACATTTTTGGAAGGAAAAACAGAATAAATGAATTTTTTTCTATTTCCATGCAACAGTAG
- a CDS encoding protease complex subunit PrcB family protein gives MKRVINGKIILLGMLLLWVFVVRFLTGCALKQGQEEKVRDLEFTVVGDGEVPQELKDIIVEKQSAPFKLTYSDDQNLYIVTGYGEQPTGGYSISVNQLFLTENSIVFDTELLGPGKEEEAGTEKSYPYIVVQTEFLETPVVFQ, from the coding sequence ATGAAAAGAGTCATAAATGGAAAAATCATATTGCTGGGTATGCTTTTGCTTTGGGTATTTGTGGTGCGGTTCCTTACAGGCTGTGCTTTAAAGCAGGGGCAGGAGGAAAAGGTGCGGGATCTGGAATTTACAGTAGTGGGAGACGGAGAGGTTCCCCAGGAACTGAAGGATATTATTGTAGAGAAACAATCGGCGCCGTTTAAATTGACTTACAGTGATGACCAGAACCTGTACATAGTGACCGGATACGGGGAACAGCCTACAGGCGGATATAGTATATCTGTGAATCAGCTGTTTCTCACTGAAAATTCTATTGTGTTTGATACAGAGCTGTTAGGGCCGGGAAAAGAAGAGGAAGCAGGGACGGAGAAGTCCTACCCATATATTGTTGTGCAGACAGAATTCCTGGAAACACCTGTAGTTTTCCAGTAG
- the spoIIID gene encoding sporulation transcriptional regulator SpoIIID yields the protein MKEYIAERAEAIANYIIDYNATVRQTAKKFGISKSTVHKDVTDRLEHINPSLAARARVVLDINKSERHIRGGMATKEKYQHRLQICSKK from the coding sequence ATGAAAGAATATATTGCAGAACGGGCAGAGGCCATCGCCAATTATATTATTGACTATAATGCTACAGTAAGGCAGACAGCAAAAAAATTTGGCATCAGTAAAAGCACGGTACATAAAGATGTGACAGACCGTTTAGAGCACATCAACCCGTCTTTAGCTGCCCGGGCCAGGGTAGTTCTGGATATTAACAAATCAGAGCGTCATATTAGAGGCGGCATGGCTACAAAGGAGAAATACCAGCACAGGCTGCAGATATGCAGTAAAAAATAA
- a CDS encoding ABC transporter ATP-binding protein — MAGEAICFRHVTKKYGDLTVLEDFCLSVNQGEFLTVIGRSGCGKTTALKMVNALLKPDLGEVIVAGQNVSKADQIALRRKIGYVIQSIGLFPHMSVSKNIAYVPSLSRQWDKETEKREVARLLETVGLKPEIGERYPSELSGGQKQRVGIARALAGNPEILLMDEPFGAVDAITRRALQDELLRLQKELKITVMFVTHDIREAVRLGTRVLVMENGRIAQLDTPEKIIKQPADDFVKQLFSDGDGF, encoded by the coding sequence ATGGCAGGAGAGGCCATTTGTTTTAGGCATGTAACAAAAAAATATGGCGATCTTACAGTGCTGGAGGATTTCTGCCTTTCAGTAAATCAGGGAGAGTTTTTAACAGTTATTGGAAGGTCGGGCTGCGGAAAGACTACAGCTCTTAAAATGGTAAATGCTTTGCTTAAACCGGATTTGGGAGAGGTGATTGTGGCAGGGCAGAATGTTTCAAAGGCAGACCAGATTGCTTTGAGAAGAAAAATAGGCTATGTAATTCAAAGTATTGGTTTATTTCCTCATATGTCTGTAAGCAAGAATATTGCTTACGTGCCCTCACTGTCTAGACAGTGGGATAAGGAGACGGAAAAAAGGGAAGTAGCCCGTCTTCTGGAAACCGTAGGTTTGAAGCCTGAAATCGGAGAAAGATATCCGTCTGAGCTGTCAGGAGGCCAAAAACAGAGAGTGGGAATTGCCAGGGCCCTGGCAGGAAATCCGGAAATTCTTTTGATGGATGAACCTTTTGGGGCGGTGGATGCCATTACCCGCAGAGCGCTTCAGGATGAGCTTTTAAGGCTGCAGAAGGAGCTTAAAATAACTGTTATGTTTGTAACCCATGACATCAGGGAAGCTGTTCGTCTGGGAACCAGAGTGCTGGTGATGGAAAACGGCCGCATTGCCCAGCTGGATACCCCGGAAAAAATAATCAAACAGCCTGCAGACGACTTTGTGAAGCAGCTATTTTCAGATGGAGACGGTTTTTAA
- a CDS encoding glycine betaine ABC transporter substrate-binding protein: protein MRKKIIGLMMLAAVTVSVVACGGKGETSTEQSQETAAGSRQEAQETAEKTEEAENGENMDPVRIATKPMTEQYILGEILKEVIESSTDYTVEVTKGIGGGTSNIQPAMEKGEFDLYPEYTSSGWVMVLGHSQDKPSDEEMFQQLKQEYEEKFNMTWLGLYGFNNTYTMVASKEAADKYGLENTSDLEAAAGELIFGGNPDYLEREDGFKMVCDAYGLEFKKVMDIDIGLKYQALTNGDIDVTNGYTTDAQIGSGAVKALKDDKNVQVNYLCSTVVRQDALEKYPGLEEALMKMDGLFSDKEMAELNYQVEVEGRDEQEVAHQFLVEKGVVEE, encoded by the coding sequence ATGAGAAAGAAAATAATAGGACTTATGATGCTGGCCGCAGTCACTGTTTCTGTTGTAGCCTGCGGAGGAAAAGGTGAGACAAGCACAGAGCAAAGTCAGGAGACTGCGGCAGGCAGCAGGCAGGAGGCGCAGGAGACAGCCGAAAAGACAGAAGAGGCGGAAAATGGGGAAAATATGGATCCAGTGCGCATCGCCACAAAGCCTATGACAGAGCAGTATATTTTAGGGGAAATATTAAAAGAGGTTATTGAATCTTCTACAGATTATACGGTGGAGGTGACAAAGGGAATCGGCGGCGGAACTTCTAATATACAGCCAGCCATGGAAAAAGGGGAGTTTGACCTTTATCCGGAATATACCTCTAGCGGCTGGGTAATGGTACTAGGACACAGCCAGGATAAACCTTCAGATGAAGAAATGTTTCAGCAGCTGAAACAGGAGTATGAAGAAAAGTTTAACATGACCTGGCTGGGGCTTTACGGTTTTAATAATACCTACACCATGGTAGCCAGCAAGGAGGCTGCTGATAAATATGGACTGGAGAATACCTCTGATTTAGAGGCAGCGGCAGGTGAGCTGATATTTGGCGGAAATCCAGATTACCTGGAAAGAGAAGACGGATTTAAAATGGTATGCGATGCTTATGGGCTGGAATTTAAGAAGGTGATGGACATTGATATAGGCTTAAAATATCAGGCTTTGACAAACGGGGACATTGACGTAACAAACGGATATACTACAGACGCTCAGATTGGAAGCGGCGCTGTAAAGGCTTTAAAAGATGATAAAAATGTTCAAGTAAATTATTTGTGCTCTACAGTTGTAAGACAGGACGCCTTAGAAAAATATCCAGGCCTGGAAGAAGCTTTAATGAAAATGGACGGCTTGTTTTCAGATAAGGAAATGGCTGAACTGAATTATCAGGTTGAGGTAGAAGGCAGGGACGAGCAGGAAGTGGCTCACCAGTTCTTAGTGGAAAAGGGCGTAGTAGAGGAGTAG
- a CDS encoding ABC transporter permease yields MELIKTIIQLYIDRGDWFLGLLGEHLMLSFTAILIAGTAGLFLGVLISEFQKFAPAVIGICNICYTIPAISLLGILIPFLGVGNKTAVTALSIYAIMPMVRNTYTGMTTIDKDVIEAAKGMGSTRFQILWKIKLPLAVSVILTGLRSMVVMAISVGGIASFIGAGGLGVAIYRGITIYNPAMTFAGGLLIAALALISDSLLGILEYIYKKKRRLNI; encoded by the coding sequence ATGGAATTGATCAAAACAATTATACAGCTGTATATTGACAGGGGAGACTGGTTTTTAGGTCTTCTGGGAGAACATTTGATGCTGTCCTTTACCGCCATTTTAATAGCGGGAACCGCAGGGCTTTTTCTGGGAGTTCTGATTTCAGAATTTCAGAAATTTGCCCCTGCAGTCATAGGAATCTGTAATATATGTTATACAATACCGGCTATTTCACTTTTGGGAATTCTGATTCCATTTCTGGGCGTGGGAAATAAAACTGCAGTGACAGCCCTTTCAATTTATGCAATTATGCCTATGGTGAGGAACACATATACAGGAATGACAACTATAGATAAGGATGTGATTGAGGCAGCCAAGGGAATGGGAAGCACCAGATTTCAGATTCTGTGGAAGATTAAACTGCCTCTGGCGGTCAGCGTCATTCTCACCGGCCTGCGCAGTATGGTCGTAATGGCCATTTCTGTGGGAGGTATTGCTTCTTTTATTGGAGCAGGAGGACTGGGAGTAGCCATTTACCGGGGAATTACTATTTATAATCCGGCTATGACCTTTGCAGGGGGACTGTTAATTGCAGCGTTGGCTTTGATTTCAGATTCCCTGCTTGGCATATTAGAATATATTTATAAAAAGAAAAGGAGACTAAATATATGA
- a CDS encoding chorismate--pyruvate lyase, with the protein MFEKIEYTVERIDGDYAFLKNINHQEAELKCVARALLPEDISEGSRLDYEMLEYTMV; encoded by the coding sequence ATGTTTGAAAAAATAGAGTATACAGTGGAAAGAATTGACGGAGATTATGCGTTCCTGAAAAATATTAACCATCAGGAGGCAGAGTTAAAATGCGTGGCCAGAGCCTTGCTGCCGGAAGATATTTCTGAGGGAAGCCGGCTGGATTATGAAATGTTGGAATATACTATGGTTTAA
- a CDS encoding HAD family hydrolase encodes MDRKALFFDVDGTLLSEITDQVPESAVKALNQARAEGHLVFINSGRMYCILDFLNQLVEVDGFLCGCGTSIFVQGKNVYEYRIPKDRARRLKESFAECRMDGWLEGTEACYFQSQSSPFEAVEQTRRNLAVLNGVSPYTWAEDCYQFNKFCAVWNDDSDLKRFTDLLPDFQVIFRDVQFMECVPNGHSKATAMKQVLEMFHISLENAYVFGDSMNDLPMFQYGINNVLMGAHDKGLEPYAAFVTKTVEEDGVAYAMKKLGIIS; translated from the coding sequence TTGGATAGAAAAGCATTATTTTTCGATGTAGATGGAACATTGCTCAGTGAGATCACAGACCAGGTTCCGGAAAGCGCCGTTAAGGCGCTTAACCAGGCCAGAGCTGAGGGACACTTAGTTTTTATTAATTCAGGCAGAATGTATTGCATTCTGGATTTTCTCAATCAGCTGGTGGAGGTGGATGGTTTTCTCTGCGGCTGCGGCACCAGTATTTTTGTGCAGGGAAAAAATGTGTATGAGTATAGAATTCCTAAAGATAGGGCAAGAAGATTAAAGGAAAGCTTTGCAGAATGCCGGATGGACGGCTGGCTGGAGGGAACAGAAGCCTGTTATTTCCAAAGCCAGAGTTCGCCTTTTGAGGCAGTAGAGCAGACAAGAAGAAATTTAGCAGTTTTAAATGGGGTATCTCCTTATACCTGGGCTGAGGACTGCTACCAGTTTAACAAGTTCTGCGCTGTGTGGAATGATGACAGCGATTTAAAAAGGTTTACAGATCTGCTTCCTGACTTTCAGGTGATTTTCAGAGATGTTCAATTTATGGAGTGCGTGCCCAACGGCCATTCTAAAGCTACGGCAATGAAGCAGGTTTTAGAGATGTTTCACATTTCTCTGGAAAACGCGTATGTTTTCGGGGACAGCATGAATGATTTACCTATGTTTCAGTATGGGATCAATAATGTGTTAATGGGTGCCCATGATAAAGGACTTGAACCGTACGCAGCTTTTGTTACAAAAACTGTGGAGGAGGACGGAGTGGCCTATGCTATGAAAAAGCTGGGAATTATTTCATAA
- a CDS encoding xanthine phosphoribosyltransferase has product MQLLKDRIRKDGKVGAGNVLKVDSFLNHQMDIQLFDQFGKEFKKRFADKEINKILTIEASGIGIACVVAQSFNVPVLFAKKTKTKNIAGEVYTSRVESFTHGRIYDIIVAKEFLGKGDKVLLIDDFLANGAALEGLIDLVKDSGAELVGAGIIIEKGFQGGGDRLREAGIRVESLAIVDSMDDEKGTIVFRGDE; this is encoded by the coding sequence ATGCAGTTATTAAAGGACAGGATTCGGAAAGATGGAAAGGTAGGAGCCGGAAATGTGCTGAAGGTAGACAGCTTTTTAAATCACCAGATGGACATTCAGCTTTTTGATCAGTTCGGAAAAGAGTTTAAAAAAAGATTTGCTGATAAAGAGATCAATAAGATTCTTACGATTGAGGCTTCCGGCATTGGAATTGCCTGTGTTGTCGCCCAGTCTTTTAATGTGCCGGTATTATTTGCTAAAAAGACGAAAACTAAAAATATTGCAGGGGAAGTTTACACCAGCAGAGTAGAATCCTTTACTCACGGCAGAATTTACGATATTATTGTGGCCAAAGAATTCTTGGGAAAGGGGGATAAGGTACTTCTCATTGATGATTTTCTGGCCAACGGAGCTGCCTTGGAGGGCCTGATTGATCTGGTAAAGGATTCTGGAGCAGAGCTGGTGGGCGCTGGAATTATTATAGAAAAGGGCTTCCAGGGAGGCGGAGATCGTTTAAGAGAGGCAGGAATCAGAGTAGAGTCTTTGGCCATTGTGGACAGCATGGATGATGAAAAAGGCACTATTGTATTTCGTGGAGATGAATAA